The Acidobacteriota bacterium genome window below encodes:
- a CDS encoding PIG-L family deacetylase: MGNRPTILFSLAHPDDESFMVAGVSCKYGARGVRLVLATATLGDAGKVGDPPVCSREELPRVRENELRRAVDILGIDALHLLGYRDKELCNADPAQIREQLVRLLRRYRPAVVITFDPNGFNQHPDHVAISRFTSDAIAAAADPRWLPQDGKPHRVTRLLWTPPLRPEEIGAGPPLGDRPGVDFLVDIRAWSARKAEALRTHSTQHLSINRIWFDRPDPEAALSSEPFRQAWGPTLVSRPETDLFAGIEAGKGSAPADRG, encoded by the coding sequence ATGGGAAATCGCCCTACCATCCTCTTCAGCCTGGCCCATCCCGACGACGAGAGCTTCATGGTGGCAGGCGTGTCCTGCAAGTATGGCGCCAGGGGAGTCCGGCTCGTGCTGGCCACCGCCACCCTGGGCGATGCCGGAAAGGTAGGAGACCCCCCTGTCTGTTCGAGAGAAGAACTGCCCCGAGTGAGGGAAAACGAGCTGCGCCGGGCGGTGGATATACTGGGCATCGATGCGCTCCACCTGCTGGGATACCGGGACAAGGAGCTGTGCAACGCCGACCCGGCACAGATCCGGGAGCAGCTCGTCCGGCTGCTCCGCCGGTACCGGCCGGCCGTGGTTATCACCTTCGACCCCAACGGGTTCAACCAACACCCGGACCATGTCGCCATCAGCCGGTTCACCTCCGATGCCATCGCGGCCGCCGCCGACCCCCGCTGGCTGCCGCAGGACGGCAAACCACATCGAGTGACCCGCCTGCTTTGGACGCCGCCGCTGCGGCCGGAGGAGATCGGGGCCGGTCCACCCCTGGGCGATCGGCCTGGCGTCGATTTCCTGGTAGACATCCGCGCCTGGTCGGCGCGCAAGGCCGAGGCCTTGAGAACCCACAGCACCCAGCACCTCTCCATCAATCGCATCTGGTTCGATCGTCCCGATCCGGAAGCCGCGCTCTCGAGCGAACCCTTCCGCCAGGCCTGGGGGCCGACGCTGGTGTCGAGGCCCGAGACCGACCTGTTCGCTGGGATCGAAGCAGGGAAGGGAAGCGCGCCGGCCGATCGCGGGTAG
- a CDS encoding type II toxin-antitoxin system HicA family toxin, translating into MRSAEVIRRLKRDGWVSRNVRGSHHQFVHPEESGRVTVKHPSKEIPIGTLRNIYRQANWKWEDR; encoded by the coding sequence ATGAGAAGCGCAGAGGTTATTCGGAGACTGAAGCGGGATGGGTGGGTGTCCCGGAACGTGCGCGGAAGCCATCACCAGTTCGTCCACCCTGAAGAGTCCGGTCGGGTCACTGTGAAGCACCCCAGTAAGGAGATACCCATCGGCACTCTGCGCAACATCTACCGACAAGCCAATTGGAAATGGGAGGACCGCTGA
- a CDS encoding type II toxin-antitoxin system HicB family antitoxin, with protein MRYPVVIHKDVESAYGVSVPDLPGCFSAGDTLEEAVEAAQEAIACHLEGLLMDGEPIPAKESLETHQASDDYKSGIWALVNVDLSKLLSKTKRINITVPARVLAIVDKAAAREGETRSALLARAALSYVERQSKDQ; from the coding sequence ATGCGATACCCAGTTGTGATCCACAAGGATGTAGAGAGTGCTTACGGGGTTAGCGTACCAGATCTGCCTGGCTGCTTTTCGGCGGGAGATACGCTTGAGGAAGCCGTCGAGGCGGCCCAGGAGGCTATTGCCTGCCATCTGGAGGGGCTCCTCATGGATGGGGAACCCATACCTGCCAAGGAATCGCTGGAAACACACCAGGCGAGTGACGATTACAAGTCTGGGATTTGGGCACTCGTCAACGTTGATCTCTCCAAGCTGTTGAGCAAGACCAAGCGCATCAACATCACGGTGCCCGCCCGCGTTCTGGCGATCGTGGACAAGGCGGCGGCCCGAGAAGGGGAAACACGGTCAGCCCTGCTCGCCCGCGCCGCGCTTAGCTACGTAGAACGTCAATCCAAGGATCAATAG
- a CDS encoding PSD1 and planctomycete cytochrome C domain-containing protein: MIIFVIALSLLGSPEEAGQHHIDFFEKKIRPVLAERCYQCHSAEAARRGTLMGKLQLDTREGVQRGGSRGSVVVAGRPDQSMLIEALEYTNPDLQMPPAGKLPDEVIADFVQWVALGAPDPRDGQAVDRAKMDLESGHLHWAFRPLRPVDPPQVSAATPEESAWTDSPIDRFVLAKLHEKQFRPAREADRARLIRRAYFDLIGLPPAPDEVEAFVRDSSAEPFRQLVDRLLASPHYGERWGRHWLDVARFGESLGAHEGDNAVREDAYRYRDAVIRAFNDDLPYNDFVRYQVAGAPSGSPAGRRDLGRFVQIGTNLSRNDNPNDRKFHRLDDMVSTTGQAFLALTVGCARCHDHKVDPITAEEYYQLTAVFFDEVEVKPNAGGKHVALELPTPHLLAGGSWASPIKPVKPGFLRVLMRDGRSAKDWRPRPEAADGPEPQLEGSKLRMLANWLTDVEQGAGALLARVIVNRLWQHHFGRGIVSTPNDFGRLGTEPTHPALLDWLASKLIQEGWRFKPIHRLMMNSAVYRQAAGTELAQARHDAYNEYLWHRRPLRMEAEVIRDHLLSVSGALRTNMYGPSTSIGSREEPFKDTPDTWRRSVYLMSPRFILHPVLKIFDLPDNTQSVGLRDVGTTPISTAFMLNAPFVWEQAKRFAQRVRDRVGGDPGRQIESAYRMALSRPPTVEEREIGLSFLGRRRADSLEAGKEPGSLDAQSPLVEYCHAVMSLNEFIYVH; this comes from the coding sequence GTGATCATATTCGTAATCGCCCTCAGCCTGCTCGGATCCCCCGAGGAAGCCGGTCAACACCATATCGACTTCTTCGAGAAGAAGATTCGTCCCGTGTTGGCGGAGCGCTGCTATCAGTGTCACTCGGCGGAGGCCGCCCGCAGGGGAACGCTGATGGGGAAGCTGCAGCTCGACACCCGGGAGGGTGTCCAGCGGGGCGGGTCGCGGGGCTCCGTCGTGGTGGCGGGGCGACCCGATCAGTCGATGCTGATCGAGGCCCTCGAGTACACCAACCCCGACCTGCAGATGCCGCCCGCCGGCAAGTTGCCCGACGAGGTCATCGCTGATTTCGTGCAATGGGTGGCCCTCGGTGCGCCCGATCCGAGAGACGGGCAGGCGGTTGATAGGGCCAAGATGGATCTCGAATCAGGACATCTCCACTGGGCCTTCCGTCCCCTGCGTCCTGTCGATCCACCTCAGGTGTCGGCGGCAACCCCGGAGGAGTCCGCCTGGACGGACTCGCCGATCGATCGGTTCGTCCTCGCCAAGCTGCACGAGAAGCAGTTTCGCCCTGCACGGGAGGCCGATCGGGCGAGGCTGATTCGCCGCGCCTACTTCGACCTGATCGGTTTGCCGCCGGCACCCGACGAAGTCGAGGCGTTCGTTCGGGATTCCTCCGCAGAACCCTTTCGCCAGCTCGTCGACCGGCTGCTCGCCAGCCCGCACTATGGCGAACGGTGGGGACGGCACTGGTTGGATGTGGCTCGGTTCGGCGAGAGCCTTGGAGCACACGAGGGGGACAACGCAGTTCGAGAGGACGCCTATCGATACCGCGACGCCGTGATTCGCGCTTTCAATGACGACCTGCCTTACAACGACTTCGTCCGCTACCAGGTTGCCGGCGCTCCGAGCGGTTCCCCTGCCGGCCGGCGGGACCTGGGCAGGTTCGTCCAGATTGGAACGAATCTGAGCAGGAACGACAACCCGAACGATCGGAAGTTTCACCGCCTCGACGACATGGTGTCGACGACCGGTCAAGCGTTCCTTGCCCTGACGGTCGGGTGTGCGCGTTGCCACGACCACAAGGTCGACCCGATCACGGCCGAAGAGTATTATCAGTTGACGGCTGTATTCTTCGACGAAGTCGAGGTCAAGCCAAATGCAGGCGGCAAGCATGTTGCCCTGGAGTTACCCACACCCCATCTTCTGGCCGGCGGTAGCTGGGCGAGCCCCATCAAGCCGGTCAAGCCGGGGTTCCTGCGCGTCTTGATGCGGGACGGTCGCAGCGCGAAGGATTGGCGGCCCCGTCCCGAGGCTGCCGATGGCCCCGAGCCGCAGCTTGAGGGGTCGAAGCTTCGGATGCTTGCGAACTGGCTGACCGACGTCGAGCAAGGCGCCGGTGCGTTGCTGGCTCGGGTGATCGTCAATCGTCTCTGGCAACATCATTTCGGGCGCGGCATCGTCAGCACTCCCAATGACTTCGGCAGACTCGGTACCGAACCCACGCACCCCGCTCTGCTGGATTGGCTCGCTTCCAAGCTGATCCAGGAGGGCTGGCGATTCAAACCGATCCACCGGCTGATGATGAACAGCGCCGTATACAGACAGGCGGCCGGCACGGAGTTGGCTCAGGCCCGGCACGATGCTTACAACGAGTACCTGTGGCACCGCAGGCCCTTGCGCATGGAGGCTGAAGTCATCCGCGATCACCTGTTGAGCGTCTCCGGCGCCCTGCGCACGAACATGTACGGGCCCAGCACTTCCATTGGCAGCCGCGAGGAACCCTTCAAGGACACGCCGGACACCTGGCGCCGGTCGGTCTACCTCATGTCGCCGCGCTTCATCCTCCATCCGGTCCTCAAGATCTTCGACCTTCCGGATAACACGCAAAGCGTCGGCCTTCGTGATGTCGGCACGACACCGATCAGCACGGCTTTCATGCTGAATGCGCCATTCGTGTGGGAGCAAGCCAAGCGCTTCGCACAACGGGTGCGGGACAGAGTCGGAGGCGACCCCGGCCGACAGATCGAGTCGGCATACCGGATGGCTCTTTCCCGGCCGCCGACCGTGGAAGAACGCGAGATCGGCCTGTCGTTTCTCGGTCGACGGCGCGCCGACTCCTTGGAGGCAGGCAAGGAGCCGGGGTCTTTGGATGCGCAGAGTCCGCTGGTCGAATATTGCCATGCCGTCATGAGCCTGAACGAGTTCATCTATGTTCACTGA
- a CDS encoding DUF1501 domain-containing protein, giving the protein MFTDAAYGTRPIGRDRRGFLKELGLGGIALASLLADQAASGAAADLSEPLAPRQPHFAPRAKSVIFLFMVGGASQLETFDHKPLLKKYAGRLARDIFSKKDLEGLSPEKDYTHTRIVPPVFSFKRYGQSGAWVSEIFPNLTKVVDDIAFINSMHTDSALHFSGQILMHTGYARQGHPSLGSWVTYGLGTENRNMPGFVVMTDGRPSGGRALHDAGYLPGIHQATLADFKPGHPPVPHMEAPAFLSRGRQRAQLDLVRKLNRLHRGIYRTQPELDARIAAFETAFRMQMEAPEIFDIGSEPDSVKALYGDTDFGRKCLTARRMVESGVRFVEILDGAQGRRWDAHGNRGGLINNHRTNAARTDRGITALIMDLKSRGLLDETLVVWATEFGRTPMEEANKEESLGRGHHHYGFSMWMAGGGVKPGITHGATDELGMHAVKGRVSHHDLHATILHLLGLDHKQLTYRHNSRDFRLTDVYGNVVHDIIA; this is encoded by the coding sequence ATGTTCACTGACGCAGCTTATGGAACTCGACCGATTGGCAGGGACCGCCGTGGGTTCCTCAAGGAACTGGGCCTGGGTGGCATCGCTCTGGCCAGCCTGCTCGCGGACCAGGCGGCGAGCGGTGCGGCGGCTGACCTCAGCGAGCCACTGGCTCCCAGGCAGCCCCACTTCGCTCCCAGGGCGAAGAGCGTCATCTTCCTGTTCATGGTCGGCGGCGCAAGTCAACTGGAGACGTTCGATCACAAGCCGCTTCTGAAAAAGTACGCCGGAAGACTGGCGCGAGACATATTCTCCAAAAAAGACCTGGAAGGCCTTAGCCCGGAGAAGGACTACACCCACACGCGCATCGTTCCACCGGTGTTCTCCTTCAAGCGCTATGGGCAGAGCGGCGCATGGGTCAGCGAGATCTTCCCGAACCTGACCAAGGTGGTCGACGACATCGCATTCATCAATTCGATGCACACCGATTCAGCACTTCACTTCTCCGGCCAGATTCTCATGCACACGGGTTATGCCAGACAGGGCCACCCCAGTCTTGGCTCGTGGGTGACCTACGGTCTGGGGACGGAGAACCGGAACATGCCGGGGTTCGTGGTGATGACAGACGGCCGGCCGTCCGGCGGGCGCGCGCTTCACGATGCCGGATACCTCCCTGGTATCCACCAGGCCACGCTGGCGGACTTCAAGCCCGGACATCCACCGGTGCCGCACATGGAGGCGCCGGCGTTTCTCAGCCGAGGCCGGCAGCGCGCGCAGTTGGACCTAGTGCGGAAGTTGAATCGCCTCCATCGCGGTATTTATCGCACCCAGCCCGAGCTGGACGCGCGCATCGCCGCATTCGAGACGGCCTTTCGCATGCAGATGGAAGCGCCGGAGATCTTCGATATCGGGAGCGAGCCGGACTCGGTGAAGGCGCTATATGGCGACACCGACTTCGGGAGGAAGTGCCTGACGGCGAGACGGATGGTGGAGAGCGGCGTCCGTTTCGTGGAGATTCTCGACGGCGCCCAGGGGCGGCGATGGGACGCGCACGGCAACCGAGGCGGGCTCATCAACAACCACCGAACCAACGCGGCGCGCACCGATCGCGGGATCACCGCCCTCATCATGGACCTGAAGTCGCGCGGTCTGCTGGACGAGACTCTGGTCGTCTGGGCCACTGAGTTCGGTCGCACGCCGATGGAGGAGGCTAATAAGGAGGAATCCCTCGGCCGCGGCCATCACCACTACGGCTTCTCCATGTGGATGGCGGGCGGCGGCGTCAAGCCGGGGATCACGCACGGCGCGACCGACGAGCTCGGCATGCACGCTGTCAAGGGTCGCGTCTCGCATCACGATCTTCACGCCACCATCCTCCACCTGTTGGGCCTGGATCACAAGCAGCTCACCTACCGCCACAATAGCCGTGACTTCCGCCTGACCGATGTCTACGGCAACGTCGTGCACGACATCATTGCCTGA
- a CDS encoding HAD hydrolase-like protein: MNRKHDLILLDLDGTISDPIRGIAKSINYALAALSFEEVSQSRVAKFIGQPIDVTLAALSESESSNLVNQLVAKYRERFGAIGYSENSLYPGVLEALMDLHDKKVPLAICTSKRSEYAWKILRMFGLDGLFRFVNGGDVGTTKQEQIAQMLVNQQITENTMMIGDRSIDLAAAHAGGLTSAGVLWGYGSREELERENPSRLFESPEEWHILAELTRQGTGIRGRC, encoded by the coding sequence ATGAACAGAAAACATGACTTGATCCTACTGGATCTGGACGGAACGATCAGCGATCCGATCCGTGGCATTGCCAAGTCGATTAACTATGCCTTGGCGGCGCTGAGCTTTGAGGAAGTCTCCCAGAGTAGGGTAGCGAAATTCATCGGCCAACCAATCGACGTGACGCTGGCAGCATTGTCTGAAAGTGAATCAAGCAATCTCGTCAATCAGCTTGTTGCGAAGTACAGAGAGCGGTTCGGCGCCATCGGATATTCAGAGAACTCTCTTTATCCCGGAGTACTCGAAGCTTTGATGGACCTGCACGACAAGAAAGTTCCCTTGGCCATATGTACGTCCAAGCGTTCTGAATATGCCTGGAAAATACTGCGGATGTTTGGACTCGACGGTCTGTTTCGATTTGTCAACGGAGGAGACGTTGGAACCACAAAACAGGAACAGATTGCACAGATGCTGGTCAATCAACAGATCACCGAGAACACAATGATGATCGGTGATAGATCTATTGATCTCGCAGCCGCCCACGCCGGCGGGCTCACATCTGCAGGAGTGCTCTGGGGCTACGGCTCTCGCGAGGAGCTGGAAAGGGAAAACCCATCCCGACTTTTTGAATCTCCTGAAGAATGGCACATCCTCGCGGAGCTAACAAGACAAGGAACCGGAATTAGGGGACGTTGTTGA
- a CDS encoding AAA family ATPase yields MSETPEFYTGAPVDPMDLRFREEFVAELWETLRTRHLVLTAARRTGKTSVMDHLRDNPRNGFSTVLINVQDLTHPADFFQGLLDAFHDAHPVFVRDQLAAGWKLVSGALERVGEIGVGAFKLALRQSDPGWRENWRQHGDRFLKQARKTGAPILFIIDELPDMLLNLSQKDAALLREFLAWFRTQRLNPAPARDSIRWLVGGSVNLAGTLDVLGQVDLINDLEDIPLPPLTDGDIRAFVTEMLGGRGVQYQEDVPQRLVSCLGRPIPLFMQMATQDLYRLWKKEQRRIVASDVDAIFEALIVSPGARTRLQHYYSRIRQYYADPKRSIAYALLGQISVCESGLGRAALLQETDRLLVGSGIELPWHERRQLFNQIMLDLENDFYIVEVEEGIYDFASGVLKSWWGKYYA; encoded by the coding sequence ATGAGCGAAACTCCTGAATTCTACACCGGGGCTCCCGTCGACCCGATGGACTTGCGATTTCGCGAGGAGTTTGTTGCGGAGCTTTGGGAAACACTGCGCACAAGGCATCTGGTGCTTACGGCGGCCCGACGAACGGGGAAAACCAGCGTCATGGATCACTTGCGGGACAATCCCAGGAACGGTTTCTCGACGGTTTTGATCAATGTCCAGGACTTGACCCATCCAGCCGATTTCTTTCAGGGGCTACTCGACGCATTCCATGATGCGCATCCGGTTTTCGTACGGGACCAACTTGCCGCAGGCTGGAAACTTGTGAGTGGCGCATTGGAAAGGGTCGGGGAGATCGGTGTCGGTGCCTTCAAGCTCGCACTGCGCCAAAGTGATCCCGGTTGGCGCGAGAACTGGAGGCAGCATGGCGACAGGTTTCTCAAACAGGCCCGCAAAACCGGCGCACCGATTCTATTCATCATCGACGAGCTGCCTGACATGCTGCTCAACTTGTCCCAGAAGGATGCAGCGTTGCTGCGGGAGTTTCTCGCCTGGTTTCGAACCCAGCGATTAAATCCGGCACCCGCAAGAGATTCGATCCGTTGGCTGGTTGGCGGCTCGGTCAATCTGGCAGGCACGCTTGACGTGCTCGGACAGGTGGATCTCATCAACGACCTTGAAGACATCCCCCTGCCTCCACTCACCGACGGTGACATCAGGGCTTTTGTGACGGAAATGTTGGGCGGGCGAGGCGTCCAGTACCAAGAGGATGTTCCACAGCGGCTGGTCTCTTGCCTGGGTCGTCCTATTCCGCTTTTCATGCAGATGGCGACCCAGGATCTCTACAGATTATGGAAAAAGGAGCAACGTAGAATCGTCGCGTCGGATGTCGATGCCATCTTCGAAGCGTTGATTGTTAGTCCCGGTGCGCGCACCCGGTTGCAACACTACTATTCGCGAATCAGGCAATACTATGCGGACCCCAAACGCTCGATTGCCTATGCCTTGTTGGGGCAAATCAGCGTGTGCGAATCCGGGCTGGGCCGTGCAGCTCTGTTGCAGGAAACGGACCGCTTGTTGGTGGGCAGCGGCATCGAACTTCCGTGGCATGAGCGCAGGCAACTCTTCAACCAAATAATGCTCGACCTGGAGAACGATTTCTACATCGTCGAAGTCGAAGAGGGAATCTATGACTTCGCCAGCGGTGTGCTGAAATCGTGGTGGGGGAAATACTATGCCTGA
- a CDS encoding tetratricopeptide repeat protein: MPEPTLNAKIGLYRSGVTSPERLRHTSVAREHVLDNSVESLRGSVGRKSKHHLLFIGPRGIGKTHLLDCIEDTVQSDDTLRASYVVVRFPEESNRTLSFADFLIGLCEILKDAIDDEPLWAELFSKVQTEEDDARVVDTLVPAIREQNRRRNRTLLIMLENLGEIFTWQIRDNNELASLRKFFMAGNGCLLLATSPLHFDAITDVGQPFYDFFDIQILENLRFEETVELIRRNLEWESRDDILATFADMRSRLQALYRMTGGNPRLIMMLYELIAHESVTKVQDQFHLLLDRISPFYQDRLNDLPPGQRALLECLASMRDQEKTPAAIAARMRMSQQETSSLLKRLSDAHYLRASRHPLDKRSRLYTIREGFFDIWLAMNLSRGARRRLPFLLEFFNLFYPSIDAREEKRRLLREKLIEKGSVDAEKTLDYLSEVGDENEKATAKFDMARIFARRGDAEQMASYVREAAPLAGDGVSQSIARIISSNRSAPDYLAEVEEMIACWEMHRSGQFENFANRLMEMGEGLTLRMFSETRLDFLRDTLESIDDPEKRILQRLKIATELIALARWDDCETQQRKALGEAEVQANPNLVAMASNNLAQLLQATNRMGEAEPLMRRALEISKASFGEHHPTVAIGLNNLAQLLQATNRMGEAEPLMRRALEISKASYGEHHPTVAIRLNNLAELLQATNRMGEAEPLMRRA, encoded by the coding sequence ATGCCTGAGCCAACCCTCAACGCAAAGATCGGCCTGTATCGCTCAGGAGTAACCAGTCCTGAGCGCCTGCGCCACACCAGCGTTGCGCGGGAACACGTCCTCGACAATTCCGTTGAATCCTTGCGTGGTTCCGTTGGAAGGAAATCGAAACACCATCTTCTGTTTATCGGGCCGCGCGGAATCGGAAAGACCCATCTGCTTGACTGCATCGAAGACACAGTTCAATCGGATGACACGCTCAGGGCGAGTTACGTAGTTGTCCGATTTCCAGAGGAATCGAACCGGACACTGTCCTTCGCCGACTTTCTTATCGGTCTTTGCGAGATCCTGAAAGATGCAATCGATGACGAGCCGCTATGGGCGGAGTTGTTCTCCAAGGTACAGACCGAGGAAGACGACGCCCGGGTGGTCGACACGCTGGTGCCCGCCATCCGCGAGCAGAATCGCCGGCGCAATCGCACGTTGCTCATTATGCTCGAGAACCTAGGCGAGATATTTACATGGCAAATTCGCGATAATAACGAACTCGCCTCGTTGCGAAAGTTCTTCATGGCCGGCAACGGCTGCCTGTTGTTGGCTACCTCGCCGCTACACTTCGACGCCATCACCGATGTTGGACAGCCGTTTTACGATTTCTTCGACATACAGATTCTCGAAAACCTGAGATTTGAGGAAACCGTTGAATTGATCCGGCGCAACCTCGAATGGGAAAGCCGCGACGATATCCTCGCAACCTTTGCGGACATGCGTTCCCGCTTGCAGGCGCTTTACCGGATGACGGGCGGAAACCCTCGGTTGATAATGATGCTCTACGAGTTGATCGCTCACGAGTCGGTCACCAAGGTTCAGGATCAGTTCCACCTGCTGCTCGACCGGATCTCGCCGTTCTATCAGGATCGGCTGAACGATCTGCCTCCCGGCCAACGCGCGCTGCTGGAATGCCTGGCGAGCATGCGCGACCAGGAAAAAACACCGGCCGCCATTGCCGCGCGAATGCGCATGAGCCAGCAGGAGACTTCGTCGCTGCTCAAGCGTCTCTCCGATGCCCACTACCTGCGCGCCAGCCGGCACCCGCTGGACAAACGCTCGCGCCTTTACACGATTCGTGAAGGGTTCTTTGATATCTGGCTCGCGATGAATCTTTCCCGCGGCGCCCGCAGACGCCTGCCGTTCTTGCTTGAATTCTTCAACCTATTTTACCCAAGCATCGATGCCCGCGAAGAGAAGCGCCGCCTATTGCGCGAGAAACTTATCGAAAAAGGCAGTGTCGATGCGGAGAAGACCCTCGATTACCTCAGTGAGGTCGGCGACGAAAACGAGAAAGCGACCGCGAAGTTCGACATGGCGAGGATCTTTGCCCGTCGTGGAGATGCCGAGCAAATGGCGAGCTACGTGCGCGAAGCTGCGCCGCTGGCTGGCGATGGAGTGAGTCAATCGATTGCCCGCATCATTTCGAGTAATCGATCCGCCCCTGACTACCTTGCCGAGGTCGAGGAAATGATTGCATGTTGGGAAATGCACCGAAGCGGCCAGTTTGAGAATTTCGCCAATCGGCTCATGGAGATGGGAGAAGGATTGACGCTGCGCATGTTTTCCGAGACCAGGCTGGACTTTCTGCGGGATACGCTGGAGAGCATTGACGATCCGGAAAAACGGATCTTGCAGCGCCTGAAAATTGCGACCGAACTGATCGCTCTCGCACGATGGGATGATTGTGAAACCCAACAACGCAAAGCGCTCGGTGAGGCAGAGGTACAGGCCAATCCGAATCTTGTCGCAATGGCTTCGAACAACCTGGCACAACTGCTGCAGGCCACCAACCGGATGGGGGAGGCGGAGCCGCTGATGCGGCGGGCGCTGGAGATCAGCAAGGCCTCCTTCGGTGAGCACCACCCGACGGTGGCGATAGGTTTGAACAACCTGGCGCAACTGCTGCAGGCCACCAACCGGATGGGTGAGGCGGAACCGCTGATGCGGCGAGCGCTGGAGATCAGCAAGGCCTCCTACGGCGAGCACCACCCGACCGTGGCGATTCGTTTGAACAACCTGGCGGAGCTGCTGCAGGCCACCAACCGGATGGGGGAGGCGGAGCCGCTGATGCGGCGGGCGC
- a CDS encoding tetratricopeptide repeat protein — LQATNRMGEAEPLMRRALEIDEASYGERHPTVAIDLNNLALLLQATNRMGEAEPLMRRALEIDEASYGERHPTVAIDLNNLALLLQATNRMGEAEPLMRRALEISKASYGEHHPTVAIGLNNLAQLLQATNRMGEAEPLMRRALEIDEASYGERHPTVAIDLNNLALLLQATNRMGEAEPLMRRALEIEEASFGEHHPNVAIRLNNLALLLQATNRMGEAEPLMRRALEINKTSFGEH; from the coding sequence TGCTGCAGGCCACCAACCGGATGGGGGAGGCGGAGCCGCTGATGCGGCGAGCGCTGGAGATCGACGAGGCCTCCTACGGTGAGCGCCACCCGACGGTGGCGATAGATCTGAACAACCTGGCGCTGCTGCTGCAGGCCACCAACCGGATGGGGGAGGCGGAGCCGCTGATGCGGCGAGCGCTGGAGATCGACGAGGCCTCCTACGGTGAGCGCCACCCGACGGTGGCGATAGATCTGAACAACCTGGCGCTGCTGCTGCAGGCCACCAACCGGATGGGGGAGGCGGAGCCGCTGATGCGGCGGGCGCTGGAGATCAGCAAGGCCTCCTACGGCGAGCACCACCCGACGGTGGCGATAGGTTTGAACAACCTGGCGCAGTTGCTGCAGGCCACCAACCGGATGGGGGAGGCGGAGCCGCTGATGCGGCGAGCGCTGGAGATCGACGAGGCCTCCTACGGTGAGCGCCACCCGACGGTGGCGATAGATCTGAACAACCTGGCGCTGCTGCTGCAGGCCACCAACCGGATGGGGGAGGCGGAGCCGCTGATGCGGCGAGCACTGGAGATCGAAGAGGCCTCTTTCGGCGAGCACCACCCCAACGTAGCGATTCGTTTGAACAACTTGGCGCTGCTGCTGCAGGCCACCAACCGGATGGGAGAGGCGGAACCGCTGATGCGGCGAGCGCTGGAGATCAACAAGACCTCCTTCGGTGAGCACTGA
- a CDS encoding DUF420 domain-containing protein: MATTGFLGTRADLFMDTAIVFLMVAPFLMAYAIRLAAKRRHREHRNLQASLLAAGILAILLLEGSVQFGNASEAVAASSLYGLPMISLFIVHLAVAFPTIIIWSALAILSWQRFSHTLPGAFGRKHRRWGKLAFVGLCLSSATGTGLYVMGFVL; the protein is encoded by the coding sequence ATGGCTACGACCGGCTTTCTTGGAACACGGGCGGATCTGTTCATGGATACCGCGATTGTCTTCTTGATGGTCGCGCCGTTCTTGATGGCGTACGCAATTCGGCTTGCCGCAAAACGGCGCCACCGCGAACACCGCAACCTGCAGGCGAGCCTGCTAGCTGCCGGAATATTGGCTATCCTGCTGTTGGAGGGCAGCGTCCAGTTCGGAAATGCATCGGAAGCGGTCGCAGCGAGCTCACTGTATGGACTACCGATGATCAGTCTCTTCATCGTGCACCTTGCGGTCGCCTTTCCGACGATCATTATCTGGTCCGCCTTGGCGATTCTCTCGTGGCAACGCTTTTCTCATACTCTCCCGGGTGCCTTCGGCCGAAAACACAGACGCTGGGGGAAGCTGGCCTTCGTCGGTCTATGCCTCTCCTCGGCAACCGGCACGGGCCTCTACGTCATGGGCTTTGTGCTCTGA